In Penaeus chinensis breed Huanghai No. 1 chromosome 2, ASM1920278v2, whole genome shotgun sequence, the following proteins share a genomic window:
- the LOC125030435 gene encoding uncharacterized protein LOC125030435 isoform X2, with protein MDGDSGPNEPGPSRNIAGGPHFMSERMDLVPPSRPRDEDDDSEYGVRRSISCEQLADWNAQLYEKSYVKCPLPNCGIMFHGATQIQNHYVNCTGRCEDAIIECNHCQAIVTTDQIQQHLKIMHRLDQSPQPSSDSGSSEVARATGIMERECRPGQKSGGSSVVGAEEEEGRDFQMSETCVETKDHHSFKFVNQDQMERQWVHELSVSGCATCPMEGCHLTFPSMSGIIQHFQHCLGKSQEAFICELCSKRFATGRMLNDHMMHIHGDDRVNIRVRNLDASVPDYNMRRRVVEGEDSERRRSGNGHVFNPLSVEEEVGLKSTNERHWKQRDYILVSSAHESESSLNDCYLPQHQTSQSVYNVPKNHTHHRDISGTGPSTYNIASSRKTHHSVPKPHRLIDYEKNRIPDTAHRYEPPSAFHRVKDRNPGEPRILKVYDIDSQSSIRISGYPETGVLYGEKEDLREPISSEDPFFRPTHNQPMRSFVRKVGTRSPVYPSTSGVKRKYSEEHCGNVYETTKSRKYVPTVSYTAGYTSDESEEDGRLHPKYERRVRHSPVMFSYPRPVVKTEVYSSGGRPVRRDQSYNANFVHNMKTPYIGFSKKESTPTFERPLIPDESSYGNTKCCMWEEDENEMFAAPVHMKKRELAERAQQLRRAEEAVKQQEEEAQQRTWRALREQELALKEKEEALKQREVAAQKKFEEATRMMEETRKLGDSKKFKEDKNFAGGRPSLLLSVNKRSNSASSHHSNEESGSKIYLNTVSGPADVTKRADSSLELQDRPQVECSDSESVGILRVYRPESFDHELGNSSISDITFPRLSESSADKSVLNIKTLSVEDENGLSKSHKMRSLSPTCTKSSSTLLVCGNKKLAYPWQTSEVIPSIEPSKVLRTYSRIQRRRTLTDSFPQTSSNAPLRAQSLTPNSKIFVCGTSFKGQKEDNGETVINGGATVTITPLMPSERPRRPYSAMPNMQPSGHTDCSESPTFLRSRPTSALENRIDIPVSITVTKDDKEISVDSPINLHLDNVKIPFRDLKVVSADSNLVENEKSKVKNILVHEVDKARETVARKGSNETCITLEKGEPCSRGRKGRKLSMISLAGVSIPGQIPTERTWKTGIKCHGNWTSSPSLQIFKAKSLNFDSSNDSARICKSSEEFDGNMKISGQYSNTCLDLSIAKSSTHTKIQDAKPVLATQNVAFVKDQNSPHSAKQLLVPYYQDDLTSKQDKLDTQPVVSSSHSLMDLSLVSNPASQTPPFTVESHNAMPEAELPNSNTQEPVQCVQALNTAHEESCNSNRESVVSPCTHSSMSLEGSYSPHGTPAKEDVVLYSQDKFCEEQTRPAFVDHIADEQSGPIHSTIPVQEEPTSNEIEVSVQEEPSSIQNSNLDTATNDSLHSQNATPSSENVDQRINESSLVTCSPCQNQNEDQTSPISKQEPHVADETQPTSHITGDNDAEGQGVAEIDTDQLMPVHDKDAGSEEYINGDDEQEPEVQTPPEISQESQNMGQEVEQTCQEQEMSDKEWLVQDQKWHLQNRDHPRSDEHSVQEMQNFAHLQELCSSLPPASNTGIEGEENSQITSKEVTNTYVTEEQGHQQQEQDINESHIKREGTNVNFNVTVTESTSHIIGEFDPSTGTFISSNPVLLKSILGNTVTYPLTSVPEGTFSPEFTSQITQQLPVINQVKQVSVQSQTEEVQEQGKYTHDQCYDMERQTHSNFETNIESSELEEKQSYISQAYVDNYENQDVCQGDVVVNQSVEQLNTSFHYKMEDSLAETKNGSLVEKHGNVDMGIAEAEDEEDVGNDADNVVEDMEVANCDESTDVGINFDPSDCMTSEMKDSHSEMKDNHCSTSVDTQNDYIEMPDNISDAEGRNPDSTILYPPIYVSLGISEDNAGNMCDKIKGEILGEVRDEQAEIGGTEVNCTTILSPPDKSDSNCRAKGYEMVNCKIQKPCTTEAENNVYTSERQEICTEMNEDCDISFNVQDESNKEGQTRNQELGVSQENVLERQNRGRGRGRSRRRGYRRGHARSRSRGRSRGRIKQSRSGVSVCAFEEYSNTIEELDQHTAYTNYSKIDGLENVFDKQSNNGETAFIDMGSTASIEINYKTHELPKNGADNDRKKQEAILNQNVGKCVTDQDHSSTMSLKHNRESNLCNMKSPDCVENSTCKTSIGSEVLKVEEERIEHVSRGGRKLKLKDWWTGVVTDSLAPRNRTSSVSKSPRSSSGKSPIRSPPHSSAPRQLLFVKEERRTSTCQEECQENDNSDINVSQIGSTLTSDTELQDITASSMSVVRKRETTLNHEVNINPKKKGRSSKTESQSLPVEEIEIKCGKCDVICNSRAHFNLHIQLEHNGLARPDGEDQTFTEIEVKEILKKTIKNMKKLKCEVCSNFFRSLLGYRRHSEACGKSDEEVNIKCTICNKELRYYCMPAHMRTVHAAKKVDPKKVEKKTEEIVSTASRPRRRAAANCNERLKVWRSNRTGESGSENSDAEEDFNIELEADKFYSKPEFADIPEEVVLKWESQLSTGVDGCCSNEGCTFIFSSVPQAKSHFNVCLYSAAKQMFTCKNCEYTSQTEREMVSHVTTIHLDLTGGAEEESDYDLSDDDCEESYRQTRSYGRMNQGQLKPFEPAMRWTFEFLKDSISEDNLFLEYFTTKDKWIMLDEEQYLKFLPSVKQSPRFKVKQAGKTNNITGDWTNIQQFTGQSVGGTDVIFCGGPVISSCWCPQPQNVSLGMSPQYLALSTLKSPEKEYPILKSTLHEGLIQIWECTSEGKESGKHLKFVFGIAHEFGNVWSLAWCPSGAYEHLEGDLASSQLKRLGLLAAAFSDGFIRIYVIPHPSDLDLHEESKIFQLQPKVTLSPGKMYKDEAQCLHLDWYQGKGHADIAGALSDGVVCVWDIRCKSPLLYSKDVHDNFTIYPRNSFQAHNGVCSVVAFCNTTGGRNLVTGGNDRTYKFWDLENTDMPLCINRRGLVLDAVWLAHWAGCFVSFDDVYGLSNTSTSFRECGFFGIQSRNVLSSNAPVWSLSGSEWLNAVVQGDSAGEVVITIQQQLFRNYENDKFPSKRKVPLLSVRLEDLDQGSQVSFKPQEPKPKAAEKPNPKMNKKSKKSRPTKDTDDEFDDDDGDELCPAAYIEWPHSYMETCEKYGIVFTDQNTQDFSKIPASEMAERKRSNSMEPGPVACYPLMAATSVAWNNNLGAHTWIFVGTQSGLCKVIQVSALNTSEGEKVIKKYSKS; from the exons ATGGATGGAGATAGTGGTCCTAATGAGCCAGGACCAAGCAGGAACATAGCAGGTGGACCTCACTTCATGTCAGAACGCATGGACCTTGTTCCTCCATCCAGGCCAAGAGATGAG GATGATGATTCTGAATATGGTGTACGTAGGAGCATCAGCTGTGAACAGCTAGCAGATTGGAATGCACAGTTGTATGAGAAAAGTTATGTGAAATGTCCACTGCCCAATTGTGGTATAATGTTCCATGGAGCAACACAAATTCAGAATCACTATGTCAACTGCACAGGA AGATGTGAAGATGCCATCATTGAGTGCAACCACTGCCAAGCCATTGTGACAACAGACCAAATTCAGCAGCACTTGAAGATAATGCACCGTTTAGACCAGTCACCACAGCCAAGCAGTGACTCTGGTAGCAGTGAGGTCGCCAGAGCAACAGGAATCATGGAGAGAGAGTGCAGACCAGGCCAAAAGAGTGGAGGATCATCTGTTGTA GGtgctgaagaggaggaaggaagagacttTCAAATGTCTGAAACTTGTGTTGAAACCAAAGATCATCATTCATTTAA GTTTGTTAATCAAGACCAAATGGAAAGGCAGTGGGTTCACGAGCTCAGTGTATCAGGATGTGCCACCTGCCCAATGGAAGGATGCCATCTTACCTTCCCATCCATGTCTGGCATCATACAGCACTTTCAGCATTGTCTGGGAAAGTCACAGGAGGCTTTTATTTGTGAGCTGTGTAGTAAAAGGTTTGCAACAGGCAGGATGCTGAATGACCATATGATGCACATTCATGGTGACGATAGGGTAAATATTCGTGTTCGTAACCTAGATGCAAGTGTACCTGATTATAACATGAGGAGAAGGgtagtggagggagaggattCTGAGAGAAGAAGATCTGGAAATGGTCATGTTTTCAATCCATTGTCTGTAGAGGAGGAAGTAGGTTTGAAATCAACAAATGAACGCCACTGGAAGCAGAGAGATTACATTTTGGTTTCTTCTGCACATGAATCAGAATCATCCTTAAATGATTGTTACTTACCTCAGCATCAGACTTCCCAGTCTGTCTATAATGTGCCAAAGAATCATACTCACCATAGAGATATATCTGGAACGGGTCCAAGTACATATAATATAGCCTCATCCAGAAAAACTCATCATTCAGTTCCTAAACcacatagattgattgattatgaaaaaaatagaataccgGACACAGCACATAGATATGAACCTCCTTCAGCATTTCATAGGGTAAAAGACAGAAATCCAGGGGAACCAAGAATACTTAAAGTTTATGATATAGATTCTCAGTCTTCGATAAGGATATCTGGTTACCCAGAAACAGGAGTTTTATATGGTGAGAAAGAAGATCTCAGAGAACCTATATCTTCAGAGGACCCCTTCTTCAGACCAACACATAATCAACCAATGAGATCATTTGTAAGGAAAGTTGGTACTAGGTCACCTGTATATCCTAGTACATCAGGagttaaaagaaaatattctGAGGAACATTGTGGGAATGTTTATGAAACAACAAAGAGTAGGAAGTACGTACCAACAGTTTCCTATACTGCTGGTTACACAAGTGATGAAAGTGAGGAAGATGGCAGGCTTCATCCAAAGTATGAAAGAAGAGTCCGGCATTCACCAGTCATGTTTTCCTACCCAAGGCCTGTTGTGAAAACTGAAGTGTATTCATCTGGTGGCAGACCAGTTCGCAGAGACCAGTCTTATAATGCTAACTTTGTGCATAATATGAAGACACCATATATTGGTTTTTCAAAGAAAGAGAGTACTCCAACATTTGAGAGACCATTGATTCCTGATGAATCCAGTTATGGTAATACTAAGTGTTGTAtgtgggaggaggatgaaaatgaaatgttTGCAGCTCCTGTTCACATGAAAAAGCGAGAATTAGCAGAGAGAGCTCAGCAACTCCGGCGGGCAGAAGAGGCTGTTAAGCAGCAAGAAGAGGAAGCACAACAAAGAACGTGGCGTGCACTACGGGAGCAAGAGTTGGctttgaaagagaaggaagaagcctTGAAACAAAGAGAAGTTGCAGCCCAGAAGAAATTTGAAGAGGCCACAAGAATGATGGAAGAGACTCGTAAGCTTGGTGACTCAAAGAAATTTAAAGAGGACAAAAATTTTGCCGGTGGACGTCCAAGTCTATTGCTTTCTGTGAACAAAAGAAGCAATTCTGCTAGTTCACATCACAGTAATGAGGAATCAGGAAGCAAAATTTACCTAAATACTGTTTCAGGACCTGCAGATGTCACAAAACGTGCAGATAGTTCATTGGAACTCCAAGACAGACCCCAAGTTGAATgtagtgatagtgagagtgtgGGCATACTCAGAGTATATCGCCCAGAATCATTTGATCATGAATTAGGTAATTCATCTATAAGTGATATTACTTTTCCCAGGTTAAGTGAAAGCTCAGCTGATAAATCTGTACTGAATATTAAAACTTTGTCTGTTGAAGATGAAAATGGATTGTCAAAGTCTCACAAAATGAGATCGTTATCTCCTACTTGCACAAAATCATCTTCAACTTTATTAGTGTGTGGTAATAAGAAACTTGCATATCCATGGCAAACAAGTGAGGTTATACCTAGCATTGAACCATCAAAAGTATTGAGAACCTACTCACGTATACAGAGACGCCGCACTCTGACAGATTCTTTTCCTCAGACTAGTTCTAATGCTCCTCTGCGTGCACAAAGTTTGACCCCAAACAGTaagatatttgtgtgtggtaCATCATTTAAAGGCCAAAAGGAGGATAATGGTGAAACAGTCATTAATGGTGGAGCCACAGTAACAATTACTCCCTTGATGCCATCAGAAAGGCCAAGAAGACCTTATAGTGCCATGCCAAATATGCAACCCTCCGGACATACAGACTGTTCAGAGTCACCTACTTTTCTTAGGTCTCGTCCTACATCTGCCCTTGAAAATAGAATTGATATCCCAGTATCCATTACAGTTACCAAGGACGATAAGGAGATATCAGTAGATTCACCAATCAATCTTCACTTGGATAATGTAAAAATACCTTTTCGTGATTTAAAAGTCGTGTCTGCTGATTCTAATCTAgttgaaaatgaaaaaagtaaggTCAAAAACATACTTGTACATGAAGTtgacaaagcaagagagacagtTGCAAGAAAGGGAAGTAATGAAACCTGTATCACACTTGAAAAGGGAGAACCATGTTcccgagggagaaaaggaagaaagttgTCGATGATATCACTTGCTGGTGTGTCAATTCCAGGTCAGATACCCACTGAAAGGACATGGAAAACAGGCATTAAATGTCATGGAAATTggacttcctctccctctttacagaTATTCAAAGCTAAATCATTAAATTTTGATAGTTCAAATGATAGTGCAAGAATCTGTAAGTCCAGTGAAGAGTTTGATGGTAATATGAAGATTTCTGGACAATATTCAAACACATGTTTGGATCTGTCTATTGCCAAAAGCAGCACTCATACAAAAATTCAAGATGCAAAACCAGTATTAGCAACACAGAATGTTGCATTTGTTAAAGACCAAAATTCTCCTCACTCAGCAAAGCAGCTTCTTGTACCATATTACCAGGATGATTTAACTTCAAAACAAGATAAGCTTGATACACAACCAGTAGTTTCTTCCTCGCATTCACTAATGGATTTATCTTTGGTTAGTAATCCAGCTTCACAAACTCCCCCTTTCACAGTGGAATCCCACAATGCAATGCCAGAGGCAGAATTACCTAACTCAAATACCCAAGAACCTGTGCAGTGTGTCCAGGCACTTAATACAGCACACGAAGAATCCTGTAACTCTAATAGGGAATCAGTAGTTTCTCCTTGCACTCACTCATCTATGTCTTTGGAAGGTTCTTATTCACCCCATGGGACACCTGCAAAAGAGGATGTGGTATTGTATTCACAAGATAAATTTTGCGAAGAACAAACTAGACCAGCCTTTGTTGACCATATTGCAGATGAACAATCTGGCCCAATTCACAGTACAATACCAGTTCAAGAAGAACCAACATCAAATGAAATAGAAGTGTCTGTGCAAGAAGAGCCTTCATCAATACAGAATTCCAACCTAGACACGGCCACAAATGACTCCCTGCATTCTCAGAATGCTACTCCAAGTTCAGAAAATGTTGATCAGAGAATTAATGAAAGCTCATTGGTTACTTGTTCACCATGCCAAAATCAGAATGAAGATCAAACGTCTCCTATTTCAAAGCAAGAGCCACATGTTGCAGATGAAACTCAGCCAACATCACATATAACAGGTGATAATGATGCAGAAGGGCAAGGTGTAGCAGAAATTGACACTGACCAACTGATGCCGGTCCACGATAAAGATGCAGGTAGTGAAGAATAtatcaatggtgatgatgagcaaGAACCAGAAGTCCAGACACCACCAGAAATTAGCCAGGAGTCACAGAACATGGGCCAAGAAGTGGAACAAACTTGTCAGGAACAAGAAATGTCAGACAAAGAGTGGTTGGTACAGGATCAGAAATGGCACTTACAAAACAGAGATCACCCTAGAAGTGATGAACATTCCGTACAAGAAATGCAAAATTTTGCTCATTTACAAGAATTATGCTCAAGTTTACCACCTGCATCAAACACAGGTATAGAAGGTGAGGAGAACTCTCAAATTACTAGTAAGGAAGTCACAAATACCTATGTAACAGAAGAACAAGGGCATCAGCAACAAGAACAGGATATAAATGAATCACATATTAAAAGAGAAGGCACAAATGTTAATTTTAATGTCACTGTAACTGAAAGTACCTCACACATTATAGGTGAGTTTGACCCTTCTACAGGGACTTTCATTAGCAGTAATCCTGTCTTGCTAAAATCCATCTTGGGCAACACTGTGACTTACCCCTTAACATCAGTACCTGAGGGAACTTTTTCTCCTGAATTTACCAGCCAAATTACTCAGCAGTTACCTGTGATTAACCAGGTCAAGCAAGTGAGTGTACAGAGTCAGACAGAAGAAGTGCAGGAGCAAGGGAAATATACTCATGATCAGTGTTATGATATGGAAAGACAGACACATTCAAATTTTGAAACAAATATTGAATCATCAGAGCTTGAAGAAAAGCAGTCCTACATCAGTCAGGCTTATGTAGACAATTATGAGAATCAAGATGTATGTCAAGGTGATGTGGTCGTAAACCAAAGTGTTGAACAGCTGAACACCAGTTTTCATTATAAAATGGAAGATAGCCTTGCTGAAACTAAAAATGGATCTTTAGTTGAAAAACATGGTAATGTGGATATGGGCATTGCTGAAgctgaagatgaggaggatgttgGTAATGATGCAGATAATGTTGTAGAAGATATGGAGGTTGCAAATTGTGATGAAAGCACTGATGTAGGCATAAACTTTGATCCAAGTGATTGCATGACCTCTGAAATGAAAGATAGTCACTCTGAAATGAAAGATAATCACTGTTCAACCAGTGTAGATACCCAAAATGATTATATAGAGATGCCTGATAACATTTCAGATGCAGAAGGGAGAAATCCTGATAGTACCATTCTATATCCTCCTATTTATGTGAGTCTTGGTATATCAGAAGATAATGCTGGAAATATGTGTGATAAAATCAAAGGAGAAATCCTTGGTGAAGTAAGAGATGAACAGGCTGAAATAGGAGGAACTGAAGTCAATTGTACTACCATTTTATCTCCTCcagataaaagtgatagtaactgCAGAGCAAAAGGATATGAAATGGTAAATTGCAAAATTCAAAAGCCTTGCACCACAGAAGCAGAGAATAATGTATACACCAGTGAAAGACAAGAGATATGTACTGAAATGAATGAAGATTGTGACATTAGTTTTAATGTTCAAGATGAGTCCAACAAGGAAGGTCAGACTAGGAATCAAGAGTTAGGTGTATCTCAAGAAAATGTTTTAGAAAGACaaaacagagggaggggaaggggaagaagtcgTCGCAGAGGATACAGAAGAGGACATGCAAGGTCAAGatcaagaggaagaagtagaggaaggatAAAACAGAGTAGATCTGGAGTATCAGTTTGTGCCTTTGAGGAATATAGTAACACCATAGAGGAATTAGACCAACATACAGCATACACAAATTATTCCAAAATAGATGGTTTGGAGAATGTGTTTGATAAACAAAGTAATAATGGTGAAACAGCTTTTATAGATATGGGAAGTACAGCTAGTatagaaataaattataaaacacATGAATTACCCAAAAATGGAGCTGATAATGACAGGAAGAAACAGGAGGCCATTCTGAATCAGAATGTTGGTAAATGTGTAACTGACCAAGATCATTCATCTACTATGTCTTTAAAGCATAATAGAGAAAGTAATTTATGTAACATGAAGTCCCCTGACTGTGTAGAGAACAGCACATGCAAAACATCTATAGGGAGTGAGGTTTTGAAAGTTGAAGAGGAGAGGATTGAACATGTATCTCGTGGAGGGCGTAAACTAAAACTGAAAGACTGGTGGACAGGTGTTGTAACAGACTCGTTGGCTCCAAGAAACAGAACAAGTAGTGTGTCAAAATCACCAAGAAGTTCCTCGGGGAAGTCGCCAATACGATCTCCGCCTCACAGTTCAGCTCCAAGACAACTTTTGTttgtgaaggaggagagaaggacaagCACTTGTCAAGAAGAGTGCCAGGAGAATGATAATTCAGACATTAATGTCAGTCAAATAGGTAGTACCTTAACATCAGATACAGAATTACAGGATATAACAGCTTCATCTATGTCTgtggtaagaaaaagagaaacaactcTAAATCATGAAGTGAATATAAACCCAAAGAAAAAGGGCCGATCAAGTAAGACTGAAAGTCAGTCATTACCAGTTGAAGAAATTGAAATTAAATGTGGAAAATGTGATGTCATTTGCAACTCCAGGGCCCATTTCAATCTTCACATTCAGCTTGAGCATAATGGCCTTGCAAGACCTGATGGAGAGGATCAGACTTTCACTGAAATTGAGGTAaaggaaatattaaagaaaactataaaaaatatgaaaaaactaAAGTGTGAAGTCTGCAGCAATTTCTTTAGATCATTACTTGGTTATAGGAGACATTCTGAAGCTTGTGGGAAATCTGATGAAGAGGTGAATATCAAATGTACAATCTGTAATAAAGAACTGCGTTACTACTGTATGCCTGCGCACATGAGAACTGTTCATGCAGCTAAAAAGGTAGATCCAAAGAAAGTTGAAAAGAAAACTGAGGAGATAGTAAGCACTGCTTCTCGGCCTAGACGGAGGGCAGCAGCGAATTGCAATGAAAGGCTTAAAGTTTGGAGATCAAATAGAACTGGGGAAAGTGGCAGTGAAAATTCTGATGCTGAAGAAGACTTTAATATTGAGCTGGAGGCAGACAAGTTTTATTCAAAGCCTGAATTTGCAGATATTCCTGAAGAGGTTGTATTGAAGTGGGAATCTCAGCTTAGTACTGGTGTAGACGGATGTTGTAGCAATGAAGGATGCACTTTCATTTTTTCAAGTGTTCCACAAGCAAAGTCACACTtcaatgtatgtctatattcagCAGCCAAACAGATGTTTACGTGCAAGAACTGTGAGTACACTTCCCAAACTGAAAGAGAGATGGTTAGTCATGTTACAACCATTCATTTAGATCTTACAGGAGGTGCAGAAGAGGAGAGTGATTATGACCTTTCTGATGACGATTGTGAGGAGTCATATAGACAGACCAGAAGTTATGGTAGAATGAATCAAGGCCAGCTTAAGCCTTTTGAACCAGCAATGAGATGGACTTTTGAGTTTTTGAAGGATTCCATATCAGAGGATAACCTTTTCTTGGAATACTTCACAACAAAGGACAAATGGATCATGTTAGACGAGGAGCAGTATCTGAAATTTTTACCATCTGTGAAACAAAGTCCAAGGTTCAAGGTAAAACAGGCAGgtaaaacaaacaatataacaGGAGACTGGACCAATATACAGCAGTTTACTGGCCAGTCTGTAGGGGGAACAGATGTGATTTTTTGTGGTGGGCCAGTCATATCTTCTTGCTGGTGTCCACAGCCTCAAAATGTTTCTCTTGGTATGAGTCCACAATATCTGGCATTGTCAACGCTGAAATCTCCAGAGAAGGAATATCCAATACTGAAGTCTACATTACATGAAGGTCTTATTCAGATTTGGGAATGCACATCTGAAGGGAAAGAAAGCGGTAAACATTTGAAGTTTGTGTTTGGCATTGCACATGAATTTGGAAATGTTTGGTCACTAGCTTGGTGCCCATCTGGAGCATATGAACATCTGGAAGGGGATCTAGCCTCTAGTCAACTTAAGAGGCTAGGGCTCTTGGCTGCAGCATTTTCAGATGGCTTTATTCGCATTTATGTGATTCCACACCCTAGTGACTTGGATTTGCATGAGGAATCAAAGATATTTCAGTTGCAGCCTAAGGTTACCCTAAGTCCAGGAAAAATGTACAAAGATGAGGCTCAGTGCCTTCATTTAGATTGGTATCAAGGAAAAGGTCATGCAGACATTGCTGGGGCATTGTCTGATGGTGTTGTCTGTGTATGGGATATCAGGTGCAAATCCCCCCTATTGTATTCTAAAGATGTGCATGataattttacaatatacccCAGAAATTCTTTCCAGGCTCACAATGGAGTTTGCTCTGTAGTAGCTTTTTGCAATACAACTGGAGGCAGGAATCTAGTGACTGGCGGTAATGATCGAACATATAAATTTTGGGATCTGGAAAACACAGATATGCCTCTTTGTATTAATCGCCGAGGGCTAGTTTTAGATGCAGTTTGGTTAGCACATTGGGCAGGCTGTTTTGTGTCATTTGATGATGTCTATGGTTTGTCAAACACTAGCACAAGTTTCCGCGAGTGTGGTTTTTTCGGGATTCAGTCTCGTAATGTTTTATCTTCCAATGCACCAGTCTGGTCTCTTTCTGGTTCTGAGTGGTTGAATGCAGTTGTGCAAGGGGACTCTGCTGGTGAAGTGGTAATAACTATACAACAGCAGCTATTCAggaattatgagaatgataaattTCCATCAAAAAGAAAAGTTCCCTTGCTTTCAGTTAGATTAGAAGACCTAGACCAAGGCTCACAAGTCTCTTTTAAACCTCAAGAACCTAAGCCAAAGGCTGCTGAAAAGCCAAACccaaaaatgaacaagaaatccAAGAAATCTCGCCCCACCAAGGACAcagatgatgaatttgatgatgatgatggtgatgaactcTGCCCAGCTGCATATATTGAATGGCCCCATAGTTATATGGAAACTTGTGAGAAATATGGCATAGTTTTTACTGATCAAAATACTCAGGATTTCTCAAAAATTCCTGCTTCAGAGATGGCTGAGAGGAAGCGATCTAATAGTATGGAACCAGGACCTGTTGCTTGCTATCCACTAATGGCAGCCACTTCAGTTGCATGGAATAATAATTTGGGAGCCCACACTTGGATTTTTGTTGGCACACAGTCTGGACTTTGTAAAGTTATTCAAGTGTCAGCCCTTAACACATCAGAGGGCGAAAAGGtcattaaaaaatatagtaaatcaTAG